One region of Natronobacterium texcoconense genomic DNA includes:
- a CDS encoding pyridoxal phosphate-dependent aminotransferase, which produces MEYETPLFFRVMEYASQAEGDVIDMVSGNPDWEPPKALRDGLHEYADLEPDAFQYPPSPGLHELREEIAARRGVDREQVVVTNGAGEANYLAMARALERDRGDEIVLTDPVYPYYPGKTTMLGGTQSFVAAAENGQLDPAAVREAASEETAAIVANSPNNPTGAVYPEETVRELVAIAEEYDAVLVSDEVYDHFDLSGTFSSALEVDSDHRIVTNAFSKSLAITGFRVGYAIFPPELVANAKSRHMLVNVAGSRPSQYAVLQALRETDPDYYERNRDRLRERVDAFTDALDAAGAEYTTPEGAFYVMARFEGYPGTLENVFELIDEAGVAGMPGNAFGDSRSDWLRFALVTPRVEEAADRLAAYFD; this is translated from the coding sequence ATGGAGTACGAGACGCCGCTTTTCTTTCGGGTGATGGAGTACGCTTCGCAGGCCGAGGGCGACGTCATCGACATGGTCAGCGGGAACCCCGACTGGGAGCCTCCGAAGGCGCTTCGGGACGGCCTCCACGAGTACGCCGACCTCGAGCCAGACGCGTTCCAGTACCCGCCGAGCCCGGGGTTGCACGAACTCCGGGAGGAGATCGCCGCGCGACGGGGCGTCGACCGCGAACAGGTCGTCGTCACCAACGGCGCGGGCGAGGCGAACTACCTCGCGATGGCCCGCGCACTCGAGCGTGACCGGGGTGACGAGATCGTTCTGACCGACCCCGTCTACCCCTACTATCCGGGGAAGACGACGATGCTCGGCGGGACTCAGTCGTTCGTCGCGGCGGCCGAGAACGGCCAGCTCGACCCGGCCGCCGTTCGCGAGGCGGCAAGCGAGGAGACGGCTGCGATCGTCGCCAACTCGCCGAACAACCCGACCGGCGCGGTCTACCCCGAAGAGACGGTCCGGGAACTCGTCGCGATCGCCGAGGAGTACGACGCCGTCCTGGTCAGCGACGAGGTGTACGACCACTTCGACCTCTCCGGGACGTTCTCGAGTGCGCTCGAGGTCGATTCGGATCACCGGATCGTCACCAACGCCTTCTCGAAGTCGCTGGCGATCACGGGCTTCCGGGTCGGCTACGCCATCTTCCCGCCGGAACTGGTCGCGAACGCGAAGAGCCGACACATGCTGGTCAACGTTGCCGGCAGCCGACCGTCGCAGTACGCCGTTTTGCAGGCGCTTCGCGAGACCGATCCCGACTACTACGAGCGCAACCGCGACCGCCTGCGCGAGCGCGTCGACGCCTTCACCGACGCCCTGGACGCGGCGGGCGCAGAGTACACGACGCCCGAGGGCGCGTTCTACGTGATGGCCCGTTTCGAGGGGTATCCCGGGACGCTCGAGAACGTCTTCGAACTGATCGACGAGGCCGGCGTCGCGGGGATGCCCGGTAACGCGTTCGGCGACTCCCGGTCCGACTGGCTCCGGTTCGCGCTCGTGACGCCACGGGTCGAGGAGGCCGCGGATCGGCTGGCGGCGTACTTCGACTGA
- a CDS encoding CinA family protein, translated as MNDDVDRELPMEVADVLREREETLAVAESCTGGLIGAAITAVPGASDYFEAGLTTYAYGAKRRELGVSREALDEHGAVSEPVAREMARGVRDVADVTWGVATTGIAGPTGGTEDNPVGTVYIGVAYAGPWGSETSYATVSRYVFDGDRADVRAKTVDRALEDLQKEIASQQ; from the coding sequence ATGAACGACGACGTCGACCGCGAACTCCCGATGGAGGTCGCCGACGTGCTCCGGGAGCGCGAAGAGACGCTCGCAGTCGCCGAATCCTGTACGGGCGGGCTGATCGGTGCGGCGATCACCGCAGTACCGGGCGCGAGCGACTACTTCGAGGCGGGGCTGACGACGTACGCCTACGGCGCGAAGCGCCGCGAACTGGGCGTCAGCCGCGAGGCACTCGACGAACACGGAGCCGTCTCCGAACCCGTCGCCCGCGAGATGGCCCGTGGAGTTCGGGACGTCGCGGACGTCACCTGGGGCGTCGCCACGACCGGCATCGCCGGCCCCACCGGTGGCACCGAGGACAATCCCGTCGGAACGGTCTACATCGGCGTCGCCTACGCGGGGCCGTGGGGCAGCGAAACCTCGTACGCCACCGTCTCCCGGTACGTGTTCGACGGCGACCGCGCCGACGTCCGCGCGAAGACCGTCGATCGAGCGCTCGAGGACCTCCAGAAGGAGATAGCGAGCCAACAGTAA
- a CDS encoding metal-dependent hydrolase, with the protein MNKRGHVLNAVLLSIGLGYLLEPAGNLETFEMIVTIGVPITLGAMVPDIDTAFGKHRKTLHNLPLLIGFFLFPELFDNLEYVWIGVLTHYVLDVAGSKRGIALFYPVFKKEYGLPIGVPVSSSRADLMTVFVTALELVVAAIIIYDLPRQGFEMVRQSVGV; encoded by the coding sequence ATGAACAAACGAGGACACGTTCTCAACGCCGTGTTGCTCAGTATCGGACTCGGATACTTACTCGAACCCGCGGGCAACCTGGAGACGTTCGAAATGATCGTCACGATCGGGGTTCCCATCACGCTCGGAGCGATGGTCCCCGACATCGACACCGCCTTCGGCAAACACCGCAAGACGCTGCACAACCTGCCGCTACTGATCGGATTCTTCCTCTTTCCCGAACTGTTCGACAACCTCGAGTACGTCTGGATCGGCGTGTTGACTCACTACGTCCTCGACGTCGCGGGGAGCAAACGCGGCATCGCGCTGTTTTACCCCGTCTTCAAGAAAGAGTACGGCCTCCCCATCGGCGTTCCCGTCAGTAGCAGTCGTGCCGACCTGATGACGGTGTTCGTGACGGCACTGGAACTCGTGGTCGCCGCAATAATCATCTACGATCTGCCTCGACAGGGCTTCGAGATGGTCCGCCAGTCCGTCGGCGTCTGA
- a CDS encoding LolA family protein — MASRSLRLLAVAAVAVLLSISGAVAFTALEVDVLPVDQGPDADALVADVLENHGDVETVQAARISEYEIYDSEGDEPRTGEMTGDVWKHPPDRSRVDVVSSTRPGEGAGDVWAVDGSTLYSYDASAQRLIVDDNWRGEAIYYWPDVYETDLEAEYVGTDTVDGRETYVLEIEPAAGETATGISLLVGDTEFTFGAGEPATRNATRTTTWWIDAEHRFPIKERLEADYDESDEHPLQWDRSVWTVTYEDVRFDEAIDDNRFEFEPPADTETDGPTEPLDVSTVAEADAAAPFTVREPPVPDRFDPAYVSGTEFGSDVSVTLLYRDGDEGDTIAVRLSESSFDRADVLEEEVGEHDGTLAETGLGTGYSWQCDGTYYEIVADDGRVAVELAESVDCS, encoded by the coding sequence ATGGCCTCCAGGAGCCTCCGACTTCTCGCCGTCGCTGCGGTCGCCGTCCTTCTCTCGATCAGCGGTGCGGTCGCGTTCACTGCCCTCGAGGTGGACGTCCTGCCCGTCGACCAGGGACCCGACGCCGACGCCCTCGTCGCGGACGTACTCGAGAATCACGGCGACGTCGAGACCGTCCAGGCGGCCAGGATCTCCGAATACGAGATATACGATTCCGAGGGTGACGAGCCACGAACCGGCGAGATGACGGGTGACGTCTGGAAGCACCCACCCGACCGGTCACGCGTCGACGTCGTCTCGTCCACCAGACCGGGCGAAGGAGCCGGCGACGTCTGGGCCGTCGACGGGTCGACGCTGTACAGCTACGATGCGTCGGCACAACGACTGATAGTCGACGATAACTGGCGCGGCGAAGCGATCTACTACTGGCCGGACGTCTACGAGACCGACCTCGAGGCCGAGTACGTCGGCACTGACACCGTCGACGGCCGCGAAACGTACGTCCTCGAGATCGAACCCGCCGCGGGCGAGACGGCGACCGGAATCAGCCTCCTCGTCGGCGACACGGAGTTCACGTTCGGTGCCGGAGAGCCAGCGACACGAAACGCAACCCGGACGACGACCTGGTGGATCGACGCCGAACACCGGTTCCCGATCAAAGAGCGACTCGAGGCCGACTACGACGAGTCCGACGAACACCCCCTGCAGTGGGACCGAAGCGTCTGGACAGTCACCTACGAGGACGTCAGGTTCGACGAAGCGATCGACGACAACCGGTTCGAGTTCGAGCCACCGGCCGACACCGAGACCGACGGGCCGACCGAGCCACTCGACGTCTCGACGGTCGCGGAAGCCGACGCTGCCGCTCCGTTCACCGTTCGAGAGCCGCCGGTCCCCGACCGGTTCGATCCGGCTTACGTGAGCGGAACCGAGTTCGGGAGTGACGTGAGCGTCACGCTCCTCTACCGTGACGGTGACGAAGGTGACACGATCGCGGTCCGTCTCTCCGAGTCATCGTTCGACCGAGCGGACGTTCTCGAGGAAGAGGTCGGCGAACACGACGGGACGCTGGCCGAGACCGGGCTCGGAACGGGCTACAGCTGGCAGTGTGACGGAACGTACTACGAGATCGTTGCGGACGACGGGAGGGTCGCCGTCGAACTCGCAGAATCGGTCGACTGTTCGTAA
- a CDS encoding DUF7139 domain-containing protein, with translation MTSLTEVYEGNERQVTSLRRLYAGTALVMLGAVLSVVAVLVATTDLFADLVVGLADWGMADNFAVVRVAGVLAGVGVPAALVGVFIVLPASHRVRAAAAISSSLCLLGVSLFWYAYPENWRYGSDQLTLEVSAIYLLGLFTAVWCLFTAIVNFKTRNDPGGMLEMNVTRHNTILAVDDDDEEDEPAGAGGVGLFGISPDGDVETQTNVDESFGGRPASPTPGSAGGPATSDGGSTTADITSPLDAEAGNAEVQSGSSRGQSSRDLESADHYCGNCQHFEYARSSSGIVPYCTLESEAMDDMDACQEWEPNRE, from the coding sequence ATGACAAGCCTGACGGAGGTCTACGAGGGGAACGAACGGCAGGTGACGAGCCTCCGGCGGCTGTACGCGGGAACGGCACTGGTCATGCTCGGGGCAGTCCTGTCGGTCGTCGCCGTGCTCGTGGCGACGACCGATCTCTTCGCCGATCTCGTCGTCGGCCTCGCGGACTGGGGGATGGCCGACAACTTCGCCGTCGTTCGGGTCGCCGGCGTCCTCGCGGGGGTTGGGGTTCCAGCCGCGCTCGTCGGCGTCTTCATCGTCTTGCCCGCCAGTCACCGCGTCCGCGCTGCCGCCGCGATTAGCTCGAGTCTCTGTCTGCTGGGGGTCAGCCTCTTCTGGTACGCCTATCCCGAAAACTGGCGTTACGGCAGCGATCAGCTCACCCTCGAGGTCTCGGCCATCTACCTCCTGGGACTCTTTACCGCCGTCTGGTGTCTGTTCACCGCTATCGTCAACTTCAAGACGCGAAACGATCCAGGCGGCATGCTCGAGATGAACGTCACCCGCCACAACACGATCCTCGCGGTCGACGACGATGACGAGGAGGACGAGCCCGCGGGTGCAGGTGGGGTCGGCCTCTTCGGGATTTCGCCCGACGGCGACGTCGAGACGCAGACGAACGTGGACGAATCGTTCGGGGGTCGGCCCGCCAGCCCGACGCCCGGAAGCGCCGGTGGCCCCGCGACGAGCGATGGCGGCTCGACGACCGCCGACATCACGTCGCCGCTCGACGCAGAAGCCGGCAACGCCGAGGTCCAGTCCGGATCCTCACGCGGTCAGTCGAGTCGGGACCTCGAGTCGGCCGACCACTACTGCGGGAACTGCCAGCACTTCGAGTACGCCCGCTCGTCGTCCGGCATCGTCCCCTACTGTACGCTCGAGAGCGAGGCGATGGACGATATGGACGCCTGCCAGGAGTGGGAACCGAACCGCGAGTGA
- a CDS encoding DUF5789 family protein, with product MSDDEDEEPAVTLGEKTPVEGAPLARVSSRLTWPKEKSEIDRLEGDSVVRTPDGPRELSNVLEEVDETYFQRRQEFEGEVRDVIGTGPVPTADD from the coding sequence ATGAGCGACGACGAGGACGAAGAACCTGCCGTGACGCTCGGCGAGAAAACACCCGTCGAGGGCGCACCGCTCGCCCGGGTTAGCTCCCGGCTAACCTGGCCCAAAGAGAAAAGCGAGATCGACCGTCTCGAGGGTGACAGCGTCGTTCGGACACCCGACGGCCCACGCGAGCTATCGAACGTTCTCGAGGAAGTCGACGAGACCTACTTCCAGCGCCGTCAGGAGTTCGAGGGCGAGGTTCGCGACGTTATCGGCACTGGACCGGTTCCGACCGCGGACGACTAA
- a CDS encoding CPBP family glutamic-type intramembrane protease, whose amino-acid sequence MAGEERQSQHRSRSTSDWLRDQFDRLSWFQKSLLTGAALTLLWMRYVPSGDLTGRVVVDAILLIGGPLTLGLTHGNHIGWTINRVAVRNAVLLSLFVLPFYLVGSTLPTIRAFYPMWETSAAPGEFIPHAIKLFVLALAAETYYRGLLCVGVREIGFKAVLISPIVYMIHHSSKPPIEFLLSGPTDVLFGAVDYKSNSILPSVIAHGAGLVLLDWLVLHDPLFDPTPALEAIAWLPIPL is encoded by the coding sequence GTGGCAGGCGAGGAGCGACAGAGCCAGCATCGATCTCGAAGCACCAGTGACTGGCTCCGTGATCAGTTCGACCGGCTCTCCTGGTTCCAGAAGTCACTGCTCACGGGTGCTGCCCTCACACTGCTGTGGATGCGGTACGTCCCCAGTGGCGACCTCACGGGTCGAGTCGTCGTCGACGCGATCTTGCTGATCGGCGGCCCGTTGACGCTGGGGTTGACCCACGGCAACCACATCGGTTGGACGATAAACCGGGTCGCCGTCCGCAACGCCGTGTTGCTCTCGCTTTTCGTGTTACCGTTCTACCTCGTGGGCTCGACGCTGCCGACGATCAGGGCGTTCTACCCGATGTGGGAGACCTCGGCCGCGCCCGGCGAGTTCATCCCGCACGCCATCAAACTGTTCGTGCTGGCGCTGGCCGCGGAAACGTACTACCGCGGCCTGCTCTGTGTCGGCGTCAGAGAGATCGGATTCAAGGCCGTCCTCATCAGCCCCATCGTCTACATGATCCATCACTCCTCGAAACCGCCGATCGAGTTCCTGCTGTCCGGGCCGACCGACGTTCTCTTTGGCGCGGTCGACTACAAGTCGAACTCCATCCTGCCGTCGGTGATCGCACACGGGGCCGGACTCGTCTTGCTCGACTGGCTCGTCCTCCACGATCCGCTGTTCGATCCGACGCCGGCGCTCGAGGCGATAGCCTGGCTACCGATTCCGCTCTAG
- a CDS encoding DUF7345 domain-containing protein codes for MRLLGTFAAVAVASLLLISGVTTPVAASSDDVSADDPSLVVDLEEDGDATVSLVSVYDPNDDDERDAFESIRTDETTQEELLERFANRLDSVATQVAADDAVDREMSVTADSVDVRIDDDRGIVTLSVTWSGLAATGDGQLVVDEPFASGFETDRALILTVPAGATLESTTPEPTTENGAQATWSDGAALEGFEAVVQADDGSEPATESAADTVPGFGAVVAAVGIVAAVAALVRRDR; via the coding sequence ATGAGATTGCTGGGAACGTTTGCCGCCGTCGCCGTTGCATCCCTGCTTCTGATAAGCGGGGTCACGACGCCGGTCGCCGCCTCGAGCGACGACGTTTCAGCCGACGACCCGTCCCTCGTCGTCGACCTCGAGGAAGACGGCGACGCGACGGTGAGCCTGGTCTCGGTCTACGACCCGAATGACGACGACGAACGGGACGCCTTCGAGTCGATTCGTACCGACGAGACGACCCAGGAGGAACTGCTCGAGCGGTTTGCCAACCGCCTCGATAGCGTCGCGACGCAGGTCGCAGCCGACGACGCGGTCGACCGCGAGATGTCGGTTACCGCCGACTCGGTCGACGTTCGAATCGACGACGACCGAGGTATCGTCACGCTGTCGGTGACCTGGTCCGGGCTCGCGGCGACCGGCGACGGCCAACTCGTCGTCGACGAACCGTTTGCCAGCGGCTTCGAGACAGATCGAGCGCTTATTTTGACCGTTCCAGCGGGCGCGACGCTCGAGTCAACGACGCCGGAACCGACGACAGAGAACGGAGCGCAGGCGACCTGGAGCGACGGGGCCGCCCTCGAGGGCTTCGAGGCCGTCGTCCAGGCCGACGACGGTAGCGAGCCAGCAACCGAGAGTGCGGCGGACACGGTACCCGGGTTCGGAGCCGTCGTCGCCGCGGTCGGTATCGTCGCGGCCGTCGCTGCACTGGTTCGACGAGATCGGTAG
- a CDS encoding LVIVD repeat-containing protein, with translation MTGKSRRRFVTEVSIASIAAIGVASTTGAATRSRGREGRDRRRTRGRLDKLGQVLPPEDDPGHVTYTFGHVDEAGTWGAVSSFPGESLAASSLYNLENLENPELVHELDAPNELTRSNDVKFDPHREGIYVRALEANDEGSFFDPEPDPDGKFGIEVVDFGWEEGTPEEPEVIAYLETPNMGVHKLTEHPDEPILYVIDKVANEPGIISVDFSEPDDPEIVEQFGPPGYCHDVEVEAGREALHAAYIIGETVGYVTFDLSDDPYDPRQLGLFDYEEQPDYTELGEPGFELAHQIHPEPERELAIMGDEKFGGIPGGKHVFDTGWGEGSLGDPVPIGFTHSPDARDQDEEPGAWTGHFHDVVYDRGEVLLIDGGYTQGAWVANITDPTDPTPTERYATDDGIDAVPYAWGAHYNEERDFAFVTDSDTGAYTFDVSAKPARGRDGGGPGHYYDIDEILGGNEASSRARSSDGGRFVPPR, from the coding sequence ATGACCGGGAAATCGCGACGACGATTCGTAACAGAGGTCAGTATCGCAAGCATCGCGGCGATCGGAGTTGCCAGCACAACCGGAGCTGCAACCCGCTCACGAGGTCGAGAAGGCCGCGACCGGCGACGGACGCGCGGTCGGCTCGACAAACTCGGACAGGTCCTGCCACCGGAAGACGACCCCGGCCACGTGACGTACACGTTCGGACACGTCGACGAGGCCGGCACCTGGGGTGCAGTGAGCAGCTTCCCTGGCGAAAGCCTGGCCGCGAGCAGCCTGTACAACCTCGAGAATCTCGAGAACCCCGAGCTGGTCCACGAACTCGACGCTCCGAACGAACTGACGCGATCGAACGACGTCAAGTTCGATCCCCACCGGGAGGGGATCTACGTCCGGGCGCTGGAGGCCAACGACGAGGGATCGTTCTTCGATCCCGAACCGGATCCGGACGGCAAGTTCGGTATCGAAGTCGTCGACTTCGGCTGGGAGGAGGGAACCCCCGAGGAGCCGGAGGTGATCGCGTATCTCGAGACGCCGAACATGGGCGTCCACAAACTCACGGAACACCCGGATGAGCCGATCCTCTACGTGATCGACAAGGTCGCCAACGAGCCGGGAATCATCTCGGTCGACTTCAGCGAGCCCGACGACCCCGAAATCGTCGAGCAGTTCGGCCCGCCGGGATACTGCCACGACGTCGAGGTCGAGGCCGGTCGGGAGGCGCTCCACGCGGCCTACATCATCGGCGAAACGGTCGGCTACGTCACGTTCGACCTGAGCGACGATCCCTACGACCCCCGACAGCTCGGGCTCTTCGACTACGAAGAACAGCCGGATTACACCGAACTCGGCGAGCCGGGGTTCGAACTGGCCCACCAGATCCACCCCGAGCCCGAACGGGAACTCGCGATCATGGGCGACGAGAAGTTCGGCGGCATTCCTGGCGGCAAACACGTCTTCGACACTGGCTGGGGCGAGGGCAGCCTCGGGGATCCCGTTCCGATCGGCTTCACGCACTCGCCCGACGCCCGCGATCAGGACGAGGAACCCGGAGCCTGGACAGGGCACTTCCACGACGTGGTCTACGACCGCGGCGAGGTGTTACTGATCGACGGCGGCTACACCCAGGGTGCGTGGGTCGCAAACATCACCGATCCGACCGATCCGACGCCGACGGAACGGTACGCCACTGACGACGGAATCGACGCCGTGCCGTACGCCTGGGGAGCCCATTACAACGAGGAACGCGATTTCGCTTTCGTTACGGATTCCGATACTGGCGCGTACACGTTCGACGTATCGGCAAAACCCGCCCGCGGAAGGGACGGCGGCGGCCCCGGTCACTACTACGATATCGACGAGATCCTCGGCGGCAACGAGGCGAGCAGCCGCGCTCGCTCGAGCGACGGTGGCCGTTTCGTTCCGCCCCGGTAG
- a CDS encoding DUF7345 domain-containing protein → MNFRIVCLVVLVVGATVVGTGPIATGTDDGVETGSLSAQLDEVDADDVRLDVALQSDGSAEWTVEFWVQLDDEESTAAFESLEAEIEEDPDAFLEEFATRMDGTVQAASDATDREMAADEFQVSTQRQSFGPEYGVVRYSFHWDGFADVEGDELRAGDAIEGLYLDDGTQLLVSWPDEYELTSAAPEPDDQRDRTVIWHGSETDFVTGEPRVVVSSGGVGIGTTAGVLVAIASIGLGTAWWYRSRSSGRADSSDESAEVPSSPPEEDERRDERPNPRDDLLSNEEQVLLLLEEYDGRMKQQTVVEELEWTDAKTSKVVSGLREEDKLESFRLGRENVLSLPDDE, encoded by the coding sequence ATGAATTTCCGGATCGTCTGTCTGGTCGTACTCGTCGTCGGGGCGACCGTGGTGGGAACTGGTCCGATCGCGACCGGGACGGATGACGGGGTCGAGACCGGATCGCTGTCCGCACAGCTAGACGAGGTCGATGCGGACGACGTTCGACTGGACGTCGCGCTCCAGTCCGACGGCTCCGCGGAGTGGACCGTCGAGTTCTGGGTCCAACTCGACGACGAGGAGAGCACTGCAGCCTTCGAGTCGCTCGAGGCCGAGATCGAGGAGGACCCTGACGCCTTCCTCGAGGAGTTCGCCACGCGCATGGACGGAACCGTCCAGGCCGCAAGCGACGCCACGGACCGCGAGATGGCTGCCGACGAGTTCCAGGTGTCGACCCAGCGCCAGTCGTTCGGACCCGAGTACGGCGTCGTCAGGTACTCGTTCCACTGGGACGGGTTCGCCGACGTCGAGGGCGACGAGCTACGAGCCGGTGACGCGATCGAGGGACTCTACCTCGACGACGGCACGCAGTTGCTGGTTAGCTGGCCGGACGAGTACGAACTGACGTCGGCTGCGCCCGAACCGGACGATCAGCGCGACCGGACGGTCATCTGGCACGGCAGCGAGACCGACTTCGTCACCGGCGAACCCCGGGTCGTCGTCTCGAGTGGCGGGGTCGGTATCGGGACGACAGCGGGCGTCCTCGTCGCAATCGCGTCGATCGGTCTCGGTACAGCGTGGTGGTATCGATCGCGTTCGTCGGGCAGGGCTGACTCGAGCGACGAGTCGGCCGAGGTGCCATCGTCACCGCCCGAAGAGGACGAACGGCGAGACGAGCGACCGAACCCACGGGACGATCTGCTGAGCAACGAAGAACAGGTCCTGCTGTTGCTCGAGGAGTACGACGGCCGGATGAAACAGCAAACGGTCGTCGAAGAACTCGAGTGGACCGACGCCAAGACGAGCAAGGTCGTTAGCGGCCTGCGCGAGGAGGACAAACTCGAGTCGTTCCGGCTCGGCCGCGAGAACGTGCTCTCGTTGCCGGACGACGAGTAA
- a CDS encoding DUF302 domain-containing protein, with translation MSLPIDPATIDPDEYGEKQAVLEMDHEEAIEHVREVCEEVGFGIPVEFSPSELLNEKVDADRDPYYVLGACNPNIADQALDETMRIGGLFPCNMIIWEEEPGRQRVYHVSIMKIARLLGTAPDNDAWAEIIDTTGDLTEETFERLESVETDGAD, from the coding sequence ATGAGTCTCCCGATCGACCCCGCAACGATCGACCCCGACGAGTACGGCGAGAAACAGGCCGTCCTCGAGATGGACCACGAGGAAGCGATCGAACACGTCCGTGAGGTCTGCGAAGAAGTCGGGTTCGGCATTCCCGTCGAGTTCTCGCCGTCGGAACTGCTCAACGAGAAAGTCGACGCGGATCGGGACCCGTACTACGTGCTGGGTGCCTGCAACCCCAACATCGCGGATCAGGCGCTCGACGAGACGATGCGCATCGGCGGTCTCTTCCCGTGTAACATGATCATCTGGGAGGAGGAACCGGGTCGACAGCGCGTCTACCACGTCTCGATCATGAAGATCGCCCGACTGCTCGGGACGGCACCGGACAACGACGCCTGGGCGGAGATCATCGACACGACGGGCGACCTCACCGAGGAGACCTTCGAGCGACTCGAGTCCGTCGAAACTGACGGTGCCGACTAA
- a CDS encoding AI-2E family transporter, producing the protein MDVRTAFFAFLLVALGTIGALLVMPLLQYLLAAGLLAFMLYPVHQRLKTRVNERISALALTAFAIVVAVVPILYFSIVILQTIFEFIEEFDELAAIETLRETALEAGIEEEVLDSIQAELLSEIEGSIGGAVEVVLMEIVGLLNASIQMSFGLLVLVFVLYYLLVDGDAFIGWVSAVAPLTTEVRDELFGEIENVTWAVIQSHVLVALVEGLLGGLGFYLLGVPNVAFWTVIMIVVSFLPAIGVWLVWGPAVVYLAFAADPLHAVAMFLYGIVVLSLVDNYLRAFFVDRGSGLHPAVVLVGVIGGIYLLGIMGLFLGPVLLAVFKAGLTVFSRINGYSDDPEARPSKIEGEPDAE; encoded by the coding sequence ATGGACGTCCGAACCGCATTCTTCGCTTTCTTGCTCGTCGCCCTGGGAACGATCGGTGCGCTTCTCGTTATGCCGCTGTTACAGTACTTGCTGGCAGCCGGCCTCCTCGCGTTCATGCTGTATCCGGTCCATCAGCGCCTCAAGACACGAGTCAACGAACGGATTTCGGCGCTCGCGTTGACGGCGTTCGCCATCGTTGTCGCCGTCGTTCCCATCCTCTACTTCTCGATCGTCATCCTGCAGACGATCTTCGAGTTCATCGAGGAGTTCGACGAACTGGCCGCGATCGAGACGCTCCGGGAAACCGCACTCGAGGCCGGAATCGAAGAGGAGGTCCTCGACTCGATCCAGGCGGAACTGCTCTCTGAGATCGAGGGATCGATCGGCGGCGCTGTCGAAGTCGTGCTGATGGAAATTGTCGGGTTGTTGAACGCGAGCATCCAGATGAGTTTCGGGCTGCTCGTTCTCGTGTTCGTGCTCTACTATTTGTTGGTCGACGGGGACGCGTTCATCGGCTGGGTGAGTGCCGTCGCTCCGCTTACCACGGAGGTTCGCGACGAACTCTTCGGCGAGATCGAGAACGTCACCTGGGCGGTGATTCAGAGTCACGTCCTCGTCGCGCTCGTCGAAGGATTGCTCGGCGGACTCGGCTTCTATCTGCTTGGCGTCCCGAACGTCGCGTTTTGGACGGTCATCATGATCGTCGTCTCGTTCCTGCCGGCGATCGGCGTCTGGCTGGTCTGGGGGCCGGCGGTCGTCTATCTCGCGTTTGCTGCGGATCCCCTGCATGCGGTCGCGATGTTCCTGTACGGCATCGTCGTCCTCTCGCTGGTCGACAACTACCTGCGGGCGTTCTTCGTCGATCGTGGCTCCGGGTTGCATCCGGCGGTCGTGCTCGTCGGCGTCATCGGCGGCATCTACCTGCTGGGCATTATGGGGCTGTTCCTCGGCCCCGTCCTGCTCGCGGTGTTCAAGGCCGGACTGACCGTCTTCAGTCGGATAAACGGCTACAGCGACGATCCGGAGGCACGACCGTCGAAAATCGAGGGAGAGCCCGACGCCGAGTGA